One window from the genome of Anguilla rostrata isolate EN2019 chromosome 5, ASM1855537v3, whole genome shotgun sequence encodes:
- the LOC135255474 gene encoding inositol hexakisphosphate and diphosphoinositol-pentakisphosphate kinase 2-like isoform X9 → MSEPSSPGESQRGAPRFFVGCEDDESESLDDCSMRTDMELYEDDEEADSPPERQIVVGICSMMKKSKSKPMTQILERLCKFEYITVVIFPEDVILNEPVDNWPLCDCLISFHSKGFPLDKAVSYAKLRNPLLINDLNMQYFIQDRREVYRILQEEGIDLPRYAILNRDPDKPDECNLVEGEDHVEVNGEVFQKPFVEKPVCAEDHNVYIYYPTSAGGGSQRLFRKIGSRSSVYSPESNVRKTGSYIYEEFMPTDGTDVKVYTVGPDYAHAEARKSPALDGKVERDSEGKEIRYPVMLTAMEKLVARKVCLAFKQTVCGFDLLRANGHSFVCDVNGFSFVKNSMKYYDDCAKILGNIVMRELAPQFHIPWSIPTEAEDIPIVPTTSGTMMELRCVIAIIRHGDRTPKQKMKMEVRNPMFFELFEKYGGYKTGKLKLKKPKQLQEVLDIARQLLADLGQHNDCEIEEKKSKLEQLKTVLEMYGHFSGINRKVQITYLPHGQPKTSSEEEDSRKDGPSLLLVLKWGGELTPAGRVQAEELGRAFRCMYPGGQDGSCRALGCQSPNGCGDYAGFPGCGLLRLHSTYRHDLKIYASDEGRVQMTAAAFAKGLLALEGELTPILVQMVKSANMNGLLDSDSDSLTGCQHRVKARLHEIMQKDEDFTEQDFDKLAPTDSPSVVNSMKMVVNPVKTCDLVYALIQSLTSQIRKRLEDPKSADLQLYHSETLELMLQRWSKLERDFRMKSGRYDISKIPDIYDCVKYDVQHNASLGLEDTLELFRLSRALADIVIPQEYGINKVEKLDIAYAYCLPLVRKIQMDLQRTHEDESVNKLHPLYSRGVMSPGRHVRTRLYFTSESHVHSLLSIFRYGGLLDEEKDQQWRRAMDYLGAVTELNYMTQIVIMLYEDNNKDPTSEERFHVELHFSPGVKGCDEEENAPLGFGFRPASAENEQKQTDPGSLEDLSRDEPDRAAPLSEPISIQRRSPLIRNRKTGSMEVLSETSSSKAAGYRLFPSCSRQSPEMKQSGLGFEGCSMVPSIYPLETLHNSLSLKQVDEFLTAVCESCGESHSRTSRALSAIFDSHSQPSVDAYIPQRVLSSSVSLRQRGERPPWYSSGPSSTVSSAGPSSPTTADTSPRFSFSDKTPLTPQSSEEAHPGPQGSAPAASPPPDASPTAASPVAPPQPGNRPADGAEPPVREPEAGSEPERGPAGAFGGPGESPPCSPLAELSLDRLEPCCGPPGPLPVLLELRESGSEAGSSTQTPLTPEEPDEFFDTQETVDMWTDIPPNLPHPGTPLEVGAANASEP, encoded by the exons ATGTCAGAGCCCAGCAGCCCCGGTGAGAGCCAGCGTGGCGCTCCCAGATTCTTCGTGGGCTGCGAGGACGATGAGAGCGAGAGCCTGGACGACTGCAGCATGAGGACAGACATGGAGCTTTACGAGGACGACGAGGAGGCCGACTCG CCCCCAGAGCGGCAGATCGTGGTGGGGATCTGCTCCATGATGAAGAAGTCCAAGTCCAAGCCCATGACGCAGATCCTGGAGCGGCTCTGCAAGTTTGAGTACATCACCGTCGTCATCTTCCCCGAGGACGTCATACTCAACGAGCCTGTGGACAACTGGCCCCTCTGTGACTGCCTCATCTCCTTCCACTCCAAAG gATTTCCTTTGGACAAGGCAGTGAGTTATGCCAAACTCAGAAACCCACTTCTCATCAATGACCTGAACATGCAGTACTTCATACAGGACAG GAGGGAGGTGTATCGCATCTTGCAGGAAGAAGGGATCGATTTGCCGCGGTACGCCATATTAAACCGGGACCCAGACAAACCAGACG AATGCAACCTGGTGGAAGGCGAGGACCACGTGGAGGTGAATGGGGAGGTCTTCCAGAAGCCCTTTGTGGAAAAGCCGGTCTGCGCCGAAGACCACAACGTCTACATATACTACCCTACCTCGGCTGGCGGGGGCAGCCAACGCCTCTTCCGAAAG ATCGGGAGCCGCAGCAGTGTGTACTCCCCAGAGAGCAATGTGCGGAAGACGGGCTCCTACATCTATGAGGAGTTCATGCCCACAGATGGCACTGACGTGAAG GTGTACACGGTGGGGCCTGACTACGCCCACGCAGAGGCCCGCAAGTCCCCCGCCCTGGACGGGAAGGTGGAGCGAGACAGCGAGGGCAAAGAGATCCGCTACCCCGTGATGCTCACCGCCATGGAGAAGCTCGTGGCTCGCAAGGTGTGCCTGGCGTTCAAG CAAACGGTGTGCGGCTTTGACCTCCTCCGAGCAAATGGACACTCCTTCGTCTGCGACGTCAATGGCTTCAGCTTTGTGAAGAACTCCATGAAGTACTACGATGACTGTGCCAAAATCCTGGG GAATATAGTGATGCGGGAGCTGGCTCCCCAGTTCCACATCCCGTGGTCCATCCCCACTGAAGCAGAGGATATTCCTATTGTCCCAACCACATCTGGAACTAT GATGGAGCTGCGCTGCGTCATCGCTATAATCCGACACGGGGATCGAACCcccaaacagaaaatgaagatGGAAGTGAGGAACCCAAT GTTCTTTGAGCTCTTTGAGAAATATGGAGGCTACAAGACAgggaagctgaagctgaagaagcCGAAGCAGTTACAG GAGGTGCTGGACATTGCCCGGCAGCTGTTGGCAGATCTGGGACAGCACAATGACTGCGAGATCGAAGAGAAGAAGTCCAAACTGGAGCAGCTGAAAACTGTTCTAGAGAT GTATGGCCATTTCTCTGGAATTAACAGGAAGGTGCAGATCACATACTTGCCTCATGGCCAACCCAAAACATCTAGTGAGGAGGAAG ACTCCCGAAAGGATGGGCCGtccctgctgctggtgctgaagTGGGGCGGGGAGCTGACCCCCGCGGGCAGGGTCCAGGCCGAGGAGCTGGGCCGGGCCTTCCGCTGCATGTACCCCGGAGGACAAG ATGGTAGCTGCAGGGCCCTGGGCTGCCAGTCCCCTAATGGCTGTG GCGACTACGCTGGGTTCCCTGGCTGCGGCCTGCTGCGTCTCCACAGCACCTACAGGCACGACCTCAAGATCTACGCCTCCGACGAAGGCCGAGTGCAGATGACCGCCGCGGCGTTCGCCAAG gggcTGCTGGCGCTGGAGGGCGAGCTGACGCCCATCCTGGTGCAGATGGTGAAGAGCGCCAACATGAACGGGCTGCTGGACAGCGACAGCGACTCGCTGACCGGCTGCCAGCACCGCGTCAAAGCCCGGCTCCACGAGATCATGCAGAAGGACGAGGACTTCACCGAGCAAGACTTCGACAAG CTGGCTCCAACAGACAGTCCATCCGTGGTCAACTCTATGAAGATGGTGGTGAATCCAGTGAAGACGTGTGACCTGGTttacgcccttatccagagtcTTACCTCCCAGATCCGCAAGAGGCTTGAGGACCCCAAATCCGCAG ACCTGCAGCTCTATCACAGCGAGACCCTGGAGCTCATGCTCCAGCGCTGGTCCAAACTGGAGCGGGACTTCCGCATGAAGAGCGGGCGCTACGACATCAGCAAGATCCCCGACATCTACGACTGCGTCAAGTACGACGTGCAGCACAACGCCTCCCTGGGCCTGGAGGACACGCTGGAGCTCTTTCGGCTGTCCCGGGCGCTGGCCGATATCGTCATACCGCAG GAGTACGGCATTAACAAGGTGGAGAAGCTGGACATCGCCTACGCTTACTGCCTCCCACTGGTGCGGAAAATCCAGATGGACCTACAGAGGACGCACGAGGACGAGTCGGTCAACAAACTGCACCCTCT GTACTCCCGAGGAGTGATGTCACCAGGACGCCACGTGAGAACCAGGCTCTATTTCACCAGCGAAAGCCACGTCCACTCCCTGCTCAGCATCTTCCGCTACGGAGGCCTGCTCGAT gaAGAGAAAGACCAGCAGTGGAGGCGTGCCATGGATTACCTGGGTGCCGTGACTGAGCTCAACTACATGACCCAGATTGTAATCATGCTGTATGAAGACAACAACAAG GATCCCACCTCAGAGGAGCGCTTCCACGTGGAGCTGCACTTCAGCCCCGGGGTGAAGGGCTGTGACGAAGAGGAGAACGCGCCCCTGGGCTTTGGCTTCCGCCCGGCCTCCGCTGAG AACGAGCAGAAGCAGACGGATCCGGGCAGCCTGGAGGACCTGTCCCGAGACGAACCGGATCGAGCCGCGCCGCtctctgagccaatcagcatccagagGAGGTCCCCGCTCATACGCAATCGCAAGACAGGCTCCATGGAG GTCCTCTCTGAAACGTCCTCCTCCAAGGCTGCGGGCTACCGGCTCTTCCCCTCCTGCTCTCGTCAGTCCCCGGAGATGAAGCAGAGTGGATTAG GGTTTGAGGGCTGCTCCATGGTGCCCTCCATCTACCCGCTGGAGACGCTGCACAACTCGCTGTCGCTCAAGCAGGTGGACGAGTTCCTGACGGCCGTGTGCGAGAGCTGTGGCGAATCGCACTCCCGAACCAGCAGAG CCCTCTCCGCCATTTTCGACTCTCACAGCCAGCCATCCGTGGACGCCTACATCCCGCAGAGGGTCCTGTCGTCCTCGGTGTCCCTGCGGCAGCGCGGGGAGCGCCCCCCCTGGT ACAGCAGCGGTCCGTCCAGCACGGTGTCCAGCGCCGGGCCGTCCTCGCCCACCACCGCCGACACGTCTCCGCGCTTCAGCTTCAGCGACAAGACGCCGCTCACCCCCCAGAGCAGCGAGGAGGCGCACCCGGGGCCGcagggctccgcccccgccgccaGCCCGCCCCCCGACGCCAGCCCCACCGCCGCCTCGCCAGTCGCGCCCCCGCAGCCCGGCAACCGGCCGGCCGACGGCGCGGAGCCTCCCGTCCGCGAGCCAGAGGCGGGGAGCGAACCCGAGCGGGGCCCCGCGGGGGCCTTCGGCGGCCCGGGAGAGAGCCCGCCCTGCTCCCCGCTGGCCGAGCTGTCCCTGGACAGGCTGGAGCCCTGCTGcggccccccggggcccctccCCGTGCTGCTGGAGCTCAGGGAGAGCGGGTCGGAGGCGGGCTCCAGCACGCAGACGCCCCTCACCCCGGAGGAGCCCGACGAGTTCTTCGACACGCAGGAGACGGTGGACATGTGGACAGACATCCCCCCGAACCTGCCCCACCCGGGAACCCCGCTGGAGGTGGGAGCGGCCAATGCGTCTGAGCCGTAG
- the LOC135255474 gene encoding inositol hexakisphosphate and diphosphoinositol-pentakisphosphate kinase 2-like isoform X6, which translates to MSEPSSPGESQRGAPRFFVGCEDDESESLDDCSMRTDMELYEDDEEADSPPERQIVVGICSMMKKSKSKPMTQILERLCKFEYITVVIFPEDVILNEPVDNWPLCDCLISFHSKGFPLDKAVSYAKLRNPLLINDLNMQYFIQDRREVYRILQEEGIDLPRYAILNRDPDKPDECNLVEGEDHVEVNGEVFQKPFVEKPVCAEDHNVYIYYPTSAGGGSQRLFRKIGSRSSVYSPESNVRKTGSYIYEEFMPTDGTDVKVYTVGPDYAHAEARKSPALDGKVERDSEGKEIRYPVMLTAMEKLVARKVCLAFKQTVCGFDLLRANGHSFVCDVNGFSFVKNSMKYYDDCAKILGNIVMRELAPQFHIPWSIPTEAEDIPIVPTTSGTMMELRCVIAIIRHGDRTPKQKMKMEVRNPMFFELFEKYGGYKTGKLKLKKPKQLQEVLDIARQLLADLGQHNDCEIEEKKSKLEQLKTVLEMYGHFSGINRKVQITYLPHGQPKTSSEEEDSRKDGPSLLLVLKWGGELTPAGRVQAEELGRAFRCMYPGGQGDYAGFPGCGLLRLHSTYRHDLKIYASDEGRVQMTAAAFAKGLLALEGELTPILVQMVKSANMNGLLDSDSDSLTGCQHRVKARLHEIMQKDEDFTEQDFDKLAPTDSPSVVNSMKMVVNPVKTCDLVYALIQSLTSQIRKRLEDPKSADLQLYHSETLELMLQRWSKLERDFRMKSGRYDISKIPDIYDCVKYDVQHNASLGLEDTLELFRLSRALADIVIPQEYGINKVEKLDIAYAYCLPLVRKIQMDLQRTHEDESVNKLHPLYSRGVMSPGRHVRTRLYFTSESHVHSLLSIFRYGGLLDEEKDQQWRRAMDYLGAVTELNYMTQIVIMLYEDNNKDPTSEERFHVELHFSPGVKGCDEEENAPLGFGFRPASAENEQKQTDPGSLEDLSRDEPDRAAPLSEPISIQRRSPLIRNRKTGSMEVLSETSSSKAAGYRLFPSCSRQSPEMKQSGLGSQCAGLFSTTVLGGSSSAPNLQDYARTHRKKFSSGSLSYKDELLSMPAVKRFSVSFAKHPTNGFEGCSMVPSIYPLETLHNSLSLKQVDEFLTAVCESCGESHSRTSRALSAIFDSHSQPSVDAYIPQRVLSSSVSLRQRGERPPWYSSGPSSTVSSAGPSSPTTADTSPRFSFSDKTPLTPQSSEEAHPGPQGSAPAASPPPDASPTAASPVAPPQPGNRPADGAEPPVREPEAGSEPERGPAGAFGGPGESPPCSPLAELSLDRLEPCCGPPGPLPVLLELRESGSEAGSSTQTPLTPEEPDEFFDTQETVDMWTDIPPNLPHPGTPLEVGAANASEP; encoded by the exons ATGTCAGAGCCCAGCAGCCCCGGTGAGAGCCAGCGTGGCGCTCCCAGATTCTTCGTGGGCTGCGAGGACGATGAGAGCGAGAGCCTGGACGACTGCAGCATGAGGACAGACATGGAGCTTTACGAGGACGACGAGGAGGCCGACTCG CCCCCAGAGCGGCAGATCGTGGTGGGGATCTGCTCCATGATGAAGAAGTCCAAGTCCAAGCCCATGACGCAGATCCTGGAGCGGCTCTGCAAGTTTGAGTACATCACCGTCGTCATCTTCCCCGAGGACGTCATACTCAACGAGCCTGTGGACAACTGGCCCCTCTGTGACTGCCTCATCTCCTTCCACTCCAAAG gATTTCCTTTGGACAAGGCAGTGAGTTATGCCAAACTCAGAAACCCACTTCTCATCAATGACCTGAACATGCAGTACTTCATACAGGACAG GAGGGAGGTGTATCGCATCTTGCAGGAAGAAGGGATCGATTTGCCGCGGTACGCCATATTAAACCGGGACCCAGACAAACCAGACG AATGCAACCTGGTGGAAGGCGAGGACCACGTGGAGGTGAATGGGGAGGTCTTCCAGAAGCCCTTTGTGGAAAAGCCGGTCTGCGCCGAAGACCACAACGTCTACATATACTACCCTACCTCGGCTGGCGGGGGCAGCCAACGCCTCTTCCGAAAG ATCGGGAGCCGCAGCAGTGTGTACTCCCCAGAGAGCAATGTGCGGAAGACGGGCTCCTACATCTATGAGGAGTTCATGCCCACAGATGGCACTGACGTGAAG GTGTACACGGTGGGGCCTGACTACGCCCACGCAGAGGCCCGCAAGTCCCCCGCCCTGGACGGGAAGGTGGAGCGAGACAGCGAGGGCAAAGAGATCCGCTACCCCGTGATGCTCACCGCCATGGAGAAGCTCGTGGCTCGCAAGGTGTGCCTGGCGTTCAAG CAAACGGTGTGCGGCTTTGACCTCCTCCGAGCAAATGGACACTCCTTCGTCTGCGACGTCAATGGCTTCAGCTTTGTGAAGAACTCCATGAAGTACTACGATGACTGTGCCAAAATCCTGGG GAATATAGTGATGCGGGAGCTGGCTCCCCAGTTCCACATCCCGTGGTCCATCCCCACTGAAGCAGAGGATATTCCTATTGTCCCAACCACATCTGGAACTAT GATGGAGCTGCGCTGCGTCATCGCTATAATCCGACACGGGGATCGAACCcccaaacagaaaatgaagatGGAAGTGAGGAACCCAAT GTTCTTTGAGCTCTTTGAGAAATATGGAGGCTACAAGACAgggaagctgaagctgaagaagcCGAAGCAGTTACAG GAGGTGCTGGACATTGCCCGGCAGCTGTTGGCAGATCTGGGACAGCACAATGACTGCGAGATCGAAGAGAAGAAGTCCAAACTGGAGCAGCTGAAAACTGTTCTAGAGAT GTATGGCCATTTCTCTGGAATTAACAGGAAGGTGCAGATCACATACTTGCCTCATGGCCAACCCAAAACATCTAGTGAGGAGGAAG ACTCCCGAAAGGATGGGCCGtccctgctgctggtgctgaagTGGGGCGGGGAGCTGACCCCCGCGGGCAGGGTCCAGGCCGAGGAGCTGGGCCGGGCCTTCCGCTGCATGTACCCCGGAGGACAAG GCGACTACGCTGGGTTCCCTGGCTGCGGCCTGCTGCGTCTCCACAGCACCTACAGGCACGACCTCAAGATCTACGCCTCCGACGAAGGCCGAGTGCAGATGACCGCCGCGGCGTTCGCCAAG gggcTGCTGGCGCTGGAGGGCGAGCTGACGCCCATCCTGGTGCAGATGGTGAAGAGCGCCAACATGAACGGGCTGCTGGACAGCGACAGCGACTCGCTGACCGGCTGCCAGCACCGCGTCAAAGCCCGGCTCCACGAGATCATGCAGAAGGACGAGGACTTCACCGAGCAAGACTTCGACAAG CTGGCTCCAACAGACAGTCCATCCGTGGTCAACTCTATGAAGATGGTGGTGAATCCAGTGAAGACGTGTGACCTGGTttacgcccttatccagagtcTTACCTCCCAGATCCGCAAGAGGCTTGAGGACCCCAAATCCGCAG ACCTGCAGCTCTATCACAGCGAGACCCTGGAGCTCATGCTCCAGCGCTGGTCCAAACTGGAGCGGGACTTCCGCATGAAGAGCGGGCGCTACGACATCAGCAAGATCCCCGACATCTACGACTGCGTCAAGTACGACGTGCAGCACAACGCCTCCCTGGGCCTGGAGGACACGCTGGAGCTCTTTCGGCTGTCCCGGGCGCTGGCCGATATCGTCATACCGCAG GAGTACGGCATTAACAAGGTGGAGAAGCTGGACATCGCCTACGCTTACTGCCTCCCACTGGTGCGGAAAATCCAGATGGACCTACAGAGGACGCACGAGGACGAGTCGGTCAACAAACTGCACCCTCT GTACTCCCGAGGAGTGATGTCACCAGGACGCCACGTGAGAACCAGGCTCTATTTCACCAGCGAAAGCCACGTCCACTCCCTGCTCAGCATCTTCCGCTACGGAGGCCTGCTCGAT gaAGAGAAAGACCAGCAGTGGAGGCGTGCCATGGATTACCTGGGTGCCGTGACTGAGCTCAACTACATGACCCAGATTGTAATCATGCTGTATGAAGACAACAACAAG GATCCCACCTCAGAGGAGCGCTTCCACGTGGAGCTGCACTTCAGCCCCGGGGTGAAGGGCTGTGACGAAGAGGAGAACGCGCCCCTGGGCTTTGGCTTCCGCCCGGCCTCCGCTGAG AACGAGCAGAAGCAGACGGATCCGGGCAGCCTGGAGGACCTGTCCCGAGACGAACCGGATCGAGCCGCGCCGCtctctgagccaatcagcatccagagGAGGTCCCCGCTCATACGCAATCGCAAGACAGGCTCCATGGAG GTCCTCTCTGAAACGTCCTCCTCCAAGGCTGCGGGCTACCGGCTCTTCCCCTCCTGCTCTCGTCAGTCCCCGGAGATGAAGCAGAGTGGATTAG GGTCTCAGTGTGCAGGACTCTTCAGTACCACCGTCCTAGGGGGGTCCTCTAGCGCCCCCAACCTGCAGGACTACGCTCGTACACACCGCAAAAAATTCTCCTCTGGCAGTCTGTCCTATAAAGACG aGTTGTTGTCTATGCCGGCAGTAAAGCGATTTTCTGTGTCGTTTGCAAAGCATCCGACTAATG GGTTTGAGGGCTGCTCCATGGTGCCCTCCATCTACCCGCTGGAGACGCTGCACAACTCGCTGTCGCTCAAGCAGGTGGACGAGTTCCTGACGGCCGTGTGCGAGAGCTGTGGCGAATCGCACTCCCGAACCAGCAGAG CCCTCTCCGCCATTTTCGACTCTCACAGCCAGCCATCCGTGGACGCCTACATCCCGCAGAGGGTCCTGTCGTCCTCGGTGTCCCTGCGGCAGCGCGGGGAGCGCCCCCCCTGGT ACAGCAGCGGTCCGTCCAGCACGGTGTCCAGCGCCGGGCCGTCCTCGCCCACCACCGCCGACACGTCTCCGCGCTTCAGCTTCAGCGACAAGACGCCGCTCACCCCCCAGAGCAGCGAGGAGGCGCACCCGGGGCCGcagggctccgcccccgccgccaGCCCGCCCCCCGACGCCAGCCCCACCGCCGCCTCGCCAGTCGCGCCCCCGCAGCCCGGCAACCGGCCGGCCGACGGCGCGGAGCCTCCCGTCCGCGAGCCAGAGGCGGGGAGCGAACCCGAGCGGGGCCCCGCGGGGGCCTTCGGCGGCCCGGGAGAGAGCCCGCCCTGCTCCCCGCTGGCCGAGCTGTCCCTGGACAGGCTGGAGCCCTGCTGcggccccccggggcccctccCCGTGCTGCTGGAGCTCAGGGAGAGCGGGTCGGAGGCGGGCTCCAGCACGCAGACGCCCCTCACCCCGGAGGAGCCCGACGAGTTCTTCGACACGCAGGAGACGGTGGACATGTGGACAGACATCCCCCCGAACCTGCCCCACCCGGGAACCCCGCTGGAGGTGGGAGCGGCCAATGCGTCTGAGCCGTAG